The DNA window AGGTTCGGCTCACCGTGCAGGGCGCGCTCCGAAAGGAAGGCCGCCAGCTCCTCCGACGAGAGGTTCTTCCCCCGGCCGTCCAGCACCACGACGTGCTCCTGCCCACCCTGGCCCAGGGCGCGCAGGATCCGTTCGCCCTCCCGCTGCTTCACCTGCTCCTCCTGGGCAGGCGCAGCGCCCTCCGGGATCGGCTCGTCCGGCACCGAGACCACCTCGACCCGGGCATACGGGCCCAGCCGCTTCAGGTACTCCCGGATGCCCTCCTGCAGGTAGCGCTCTCTCACCCTGCCCACCGTAATCAGGCGAATACGCAAGGCCAGCCCCCCAAGAACCAGATGAGGCGGTGCCGCTTGGCACCGCCTATATTCTTCCGCTAACCCACCGCAACTCCCTGTCGCTCCATCTTCACCTGTGCGCCGAGGGCCTGCAGCTTCTGCTCCAACTTCTCGTAGCCACGCTGCACATGCTCCATGCCGTAGATCGTCGTCTCGCCCTCCGCCGCCAGGCCGGCCAGCACCAGGGCTGCGCCCGCCCGGATGTCGGTCGCCTCCACCGGCGCGCCGTAGAGCCGGTCGACGCCCTTCACG is part of the Symbiobacterium terraclitae genome and encodes:
- the rlmH gene encoding 23S rRNA (pseudouridine(1915)-N(3))-methyltransferase RlmH; the encoded protein is MRIRLITVGRVRERYLQEGIREYLKRLGPYARVEVVSVPDEPIPEGAAPAQEEQVKQREGERILRALGQGGQEHVVVLDGRGKNLSSEELAAFLSERALHGEPNLAFVVGGSLGLAPAVLQRADTLLSLGRMTFLHQMVPLILLEQIYRGFKINRGEKYHK